One Danio aesculapii chromosome 22, fDanAes4.1, whole genome shotgun sequence genomic window carries:
- the LOC130216149 gene encoding ribonuclease-like 3, whose translation MEILQSAVIFLLVFSFSLTAAEVPPDVAPRYQKFLRQHVDPDMSVQKCDSEMRERGITAGSGNDCKEINTLIQANKRVIKDVCGKAGTPKNNLFISNQPFPVVTCILKSGERHPRCQYQGKRSTRYIVLGCDKGWPVHYEKGITVVKGGSGYSILNLFKTIVYHAFSVVFQILSGECL comes from the coding sequence ATGGAGATTCTTCAGTCTGCAGTCATTTTTCTGCTGGTCTTCAGCTTCTCTTTAACAGCTGCTGAGGTGCCGCCAGATGTGGCGCCCCGTTATCAAAAATTCCTCAGGCAGCACGTGGATCCTGATATGAGTGTGCAAAAGTGTGACAGTGAAATGAGGGAAAGAGGGATCACTGCCGGATCTGGAAACGactgcaaagaaataaacaccCTCATTCAAGCAAATAAACGTGTTATTAAAGACGTTTGTGGCAAGGCAGGAACTCCCAAAAACAACCTGTTTATAAGCAATCAGCCTTTTCCTGTAGTCACATGTATATTGAAAAGTGGGGAGAGACACCCGCGTTGTCAATACCAAGGTAAAAGAAGCACTCGTTATATTGTTTTGGGTTGTGATAAAGGCTGGCCTGTCCATTATGAGAAAGGCATCACTGTTGTAAAGGGGGGGTCAGGCTATAGCATcttaaacctttttaaaacaaTCGTTTATCATGCCTTCTCTGTCGTATTTCAAATACTATCTGGTGAATGTCTATGA